In one window of Episyrphus balteatus chromosome 3, idEpiBalt1.1, whole genome shotgun sequence DNA:
- the LOC129917136 gene encoding kelch-like protein 5, whose amino-acid sequence MAADFLQLNTLIGACCDFMGDQLDPSNCLGVALFAEQHTYTTLYEKAIAFVYANFATVSNESEFLKLDKDQLSKILFSEDIGGNSHELVFNGLVAWVEHDLPNRQEYTYKLLSRVHFTQLEPKFLMENSDPICKTIECYQLVHRWLKWHFSPQLRSQIPLKFEVKGKQNEKLAFATGTSDFQIQSYNSELNEWSYEKWPMPPRKRMEYGSILIKDKWIIAGGKISGQITNTVDCLDLNTMQWSELPGMGLARRWPGMVELNDHLYIVGGESAGNWSCLVEMFDFSTRIWTYSEPLGVSLSFIQVAVLNDKIYAVGNGQRTIECYDPITVKWTTTTPKAENSLNFGIATVNNQLYAVGGDYNGIKCETVECYTPSTDSWTVAKSLTLGRLYVKCASLNGKLIACVGYNDIGEWVNLVEEYNPDADEWRALAPLLPHDFSISSRLFVM is encoded by the coding sequence ATGGCTGCAGATTTTCTGCAATTAAACACGTTAATTGGTGCGTGTTGCGATTTTATGGGTGATCAATTAGATCCTTCAAATTGCTTGGGAGTAGCCCTATTCGCTGAACAACATACTTACACAACTCTTTATGAAAAAGCTATTGCATTTGTGTATGCTAACTTTGCAACTGTTTCAAATGAAtcggaatttttaaaacttgacaAAGATCAATTAAGTAAGATTCTATTTAGCGAAGATATCGGTGGTAATTCACATGAACTTGTATTTAACGGTTTAGTGGCTTGGGTCGAACATGATTTGCCAAACCGTCAAGAGTATACTTATAAGCTTTTATCTCGAGTACATTTCACTCAATTGGAACCTAAGTTCTTAATGGAAAACTCTGATCCAATTTGCAAAACTATCGAATGCTATCAGTTAGTTCATAGGTGGTTGAAATGGCATTTTTCTCCTCAACTTCGATCTCAAATTCCATTAAAGTTCGAagttaaaggaaaacaaaatgaaaaacttgCCTTTGCCACTGGCACAAGTGATTTTCAAATTCAATCTTATAATTCAGAATTGAATGAATGGTCTTATGAAAAATGGCCAATGCCTCCAAGGAAACGTATGGAATATGGAAGTATACTTATTAAAGACAAGTGGATCATAGCAGGAGGTAAAATTTCTGGTCAAATAACAAATACAGTTGATTGTCTTGACTTAAATACCATGCAATGGTCTGAGTTGCCTGGAATGGGACTTGCAAGACGTTGGCCTGGAATGGTCGAACTTAATGATCATTTGTATATTGTTGGAGGTGAAAGTGCAGGAAATTGGTCGTGTTTGGttgaaatgtttgatttttctaCTCGTATTTGGACCTATTCGGAACCATTGGGTGTTTCATTGTCTTTTATTCAAGTTGCAGTTCTCAATGATAAAATATATGCTGTGGGCAATGGTCAACGGACAATTGAATGTTATGATCCAATTACTGTCAAATGGACAACTACTACACCAAAGGcagaaaattcattaaatttcgGTATAGCAACTGTTAATAATCAGTTGTATGCTGTTGGTGGTGATTATAATGGAATTAAATGTGAGACAGTTGAATGTTATACTCCTTCAACTGATAGCTGGACGGTTGCCAAGTCATTGACACTTGGTCGATTATATGTTAAATGTGCTTCATTAAATGgaaagctaatagcttgtgttGGATATAATGATATTGGTGAGTGGGTTAATTTGGTGGAAGAATATAATCCGGACGCAGATGAATGGAGAGCATTGGCTCCATTGTTGCCACATGACTTTAGTATTTCGTCACGGTTATTTGTTAtgtaa
- the LOC129917140 gene encoding transmembrane protein 216 has product MLNASLSYEILMYLNSFYFGMFAASEISITVLKGINLQYEDNGHRWEAFLLLVLCILETIRIVLGRKCSLSDRGWQAILSAILTFPSILGVAYFLFFQKYILKFEYILCALMLTLQAAELFFALIFICAMCQPVTYT; this is encoded by the exons ATGCTCAACGCCAGTTTATCATATGAAATACTAATGTATCTCAATTCATTCTATTTTGGTATGTTTGCTGCTAGTGAGATCAGCATTACTGTATTGAAGGGAATCAACTTGCAATACGAAGACAACGGCCATCGGTGGGAGGCCTTCTTGCTTCTGGTGTTATGTATTCTGGAAACGATTCGAATTGTTTTAGGCAGAAAATGCAGTTTAAGTGACCGGG gatGGCAAGCGATACTCTCAGCAATATTGACATTCCCAAGCATCCTTGGTGTAGCATATTTtctattctttcaaaaatacATTCTAAAATTCGAATACATTCTATGTGCCTTAATGTTAACTTTGCAAGCGGCTGAAttgttttttgcattaatttttatctGTGCTATGTGTCAGCCAGTTACATATACCTAG
- the LOC129917139 gene encoding uncharacterized protein LOC129917139 — protein MGSPSLAYEVLIYLNSFYFGMFACCELGMGLLKAINLSYTGHTLAKDSVILVVVCILETVRIRMGRSGSLAERDWKVILSVFLTIPCFMGVSYILVLQAYKLRLEYLMCTLQLALYLTEIWYAIKFVFSLCRPVTYD, from the exons ATGGGTAGTCCAAGTTTGGCATACGAAGTCCTAATCTATTTGAATTCGTTTTATTTCGGAATGTTTGCTTGTTGTGAACTGGGAATGGGACTGCTTAAGGCAATTAACTTATCATACACGGGGCATACTCTGGCAAAGGATTCGGTAATTTTGGTGGTGGTGTGCATTTTGGAGACAGTACGAATCAGAATGGGACGAAGTGGATCATTGGCCGAGAGAG atTGGAAAGTTATTCTTTCTGTCTTCCTAACGATTCCATGCTTCATGGGTGTATCGTATATCCTGGTCCTGCAAGCTTATAAACTGCGTCTCGAATACCTAATGTGCACCCTGCAACTGGCATTGTATCTAACCGAAATATGGTATgcaattaaattcgttttttcatTGTGTCGGCCTGTTACCTACGATTAA